A window of the Gemmatimonadota bacterium genome harbors these coding sequences:
- a CDS encoding magnesium chelatase — MSEHRPTTLGELKAEGYEPRTVKDEMRSNLIGKLRSGEELFPGIMGFSDTVVPQIVNAVLAKHDFILLGLRGQAKSRILRQLVSLLDESVPIITGSEINDDPLAPISKYGRQRLEEYGDETPIAWIGRDHRYVEKLATPDVTIADMIGDLDPIKAAHGGHILGDELTIHYGLLPRANRGIFAINELPDLAGKIQVGLFNILEEGDVQVKGYPVRLALDVFMVFTANPEDYTSRGKIITPLKDRIGAEISTHYPPDLETGIDITRQEAWVGRGGTSVEIPDFMEETVERVAFIAREDKRVDQRSGVSQRMPITVMETIVSNAERRAIQHGEDTAVPRIGDLYAALPAITGKLELEYEGELHGSDKIAQELIQQGASFTFDIRAGGADVEDIIDYFETGGALQVGEDASASACVQGFETVPGLLELVENVGLAGAASGDGVRAAACELVLEALVAQKRISRSSAGYARAPQPGPEPGKGHQGFDPIGGLNI, encoded by the coding sequence ATGAGCGAGCACCGTCCGACCACACTGGGTGAGCTGAAGGCTGAGGGCTACGAGCCGCGTACCGTCAAAGACGAGATGCGCTCCAACCTCATAGGCAAGCTGCGTTCAGGCGAAGAGCTGTTCCCTGGCATCATGGGCTTTTCCGACACCGTCGTGCCCCAGATCGTCAACGCGGTCCTGGCCAAGCACGACTTCATTCTGCTCGGGCTCCGCGGCCAGGCGAAGAGCCGGATTCTGCGCCAACTCGTCTCGCTACTCGACGAGTCGGTACCGATCATCACCGGAAGCGAAATCAACGATGATCCCCTCGCGCCGATCTCGAAGTACGGCCGGCAACGCTTGGAGGAGTACGGTGACGAGACGCCGATCGCGTGGATCGGGCGCGACCACCGCTACGTAGAGAAGCTCGCCACCCCCGACGTGACCATCGCGGACATGATCGGTGACCTCGACCCGATCAAGGCAGCGCACGGTGGGCATATCCTCGGGGACGAGCTGACGATCCACTACGGGCTGCTCCCGCGTGCGAACCGCGGCATCTTCGCGATCAACGAGTTGCCCGACCTCGCAGGCAAGATCCAGGTGGGCCTCTTCAACATCCTCGAGGAGGGGGATGTTCAGGTGAAGGGATACCCCGTTCGCCTCGCGCTCGATGTGTTCATGGTCTTCACGGCAAACCCCGAGGACTACACGTCGCGCGGGAAGATCATCACGCCGCTCAAGGACCGAATCGGAGCTGAGATCAGCACACATTACCCGCCGGATCTCGAGACCGGAATCGACATCACGCGTCAGGAGGCGTGGGTCGGCCGGGGAGGCACGTCCGTGGAGATCCCCGACTTCATGGAAGAGACGGTGGAGCGCGTCGCGTTCATCGCGCGCGAGGACAAGCGCGTCGATCAGCGCTCGGGCGTCAGCCAGCGAATGCCGATCACCGTGATGGAGACAATCGTCTCGAATGCTGAGCGACGCGCGATCCAGCACGGGGAAGACACCGCCGTGCCGCGCATCGGGGATCTGTATGCCGCGCTTCCCGCAATCACCGGCAAGCTGGAGCTCGAGTACGAGGGCGAGCTTCACGGGTCGGACAAGATTGCGCAGGAGCTCATCCAGCAGGGCGCGTCGTTCACCTTCGACATCCGGGCGGGCGGCGCAGACGTCGAGGACATCATCGACTACTTCGAGACCGGTGGTGCGCTCCAGGTGGGCGAGGACGCGTCGGCGTCGGCGTGTGTGCAGGGCTTCGAGACCGTGCCCGGGCTGCTAGAGCTGGTCGAGAACGTCGGCCTCGCGGGCGCCGCGTCAGGCGATGGCGTGCGAGCCGCCGCGTGTGAGTTGGTGCTCGAGGCGCTCGTCGCCCAGAAACGCATCAGCCGGAGCAGCGCCGGGTACGCCCGGGCGCCGCAACCCGGTCCCGAGCCCGGGAAGGGACATCAGGGCTTCGACCCGATCGGCGGGCTGAACATCTGA